The Methanomassiliicoccales archaeon genomic sequence TGAGGAGGTACAGGGTCGTGCCGTGGCTCGGGTCCGCGGCGATCGGGAGCACCACCCCCAGGCTCCATATGAGTATGCCTGCGTTGATGATCAGGAGCACGATCAAAGCGAGGGCGGTATAGGCGCCGACCGCTCGGCCGACCCCCAGGATGGCATCTCCGACGGTGTCGGTCGGAGGACGGGGGTCGACCTGCGCATAGAAGTTGTGAGCCATTCCCAGGCCGCGACCACAATGGGGGCAGATCTCCGCTTGCTCGGGCAACGGCATGCCGCAGCCGGGGCAGTACCTTGGCACGGCGTCACTTCCAGCCCCGCCATCGGTCATGGCCAGTGCAATCCGCGGATTGCTATATCTAGGTGTCGCCATCGCATGCAGGAGGGGCGGCCTGGATGGGCTCTTTCCAACACCCTAGATGTTGTCGTGTCAAAGGTCGGCAATCGAGATACATTCCTCTCTGTAGAAACTTTTAATACAGAACCCACATCTTCCGAGATGCCGACTTAGGAGGCACTGTAATGGACGAAGAGGCACCGGGCAAGAAGGTGGATTTTGTAACGATAAGCGCTGAGAAGATCCCATTCGGACGGAACAACTTCATCGAGGTTGCCCGCAAGAAGGCGATCACAGACGACGGTGAGAACGAGTTCATCTCGCTCTCAAGAGGATACTACCTCCCGGACGGCACGGAACGGTTCAAGAAGTCCGTGACCATCCCAGATGATCCGAAGATCAAGGATTTCGTGGTCGACAAGATCAAATCGCTCTGAAGGCGTAAAGGCAGTTGTCGCTCACCTATGGGTCTAACGACCTTCAGGTCTTCTGATGGTCGACCGGGGATCTCAGTAGGAGCAGCTCCAGGTAGGAGCGGCGCTCGTTCCCGCGCACGTCAAGCTCGCGCATGAGCGTGGCGATCTCCTCCTTACCCTTCTCCAGTTCCTCGCCTTCGAACTCGAATTCCGCGAAATCCCCCAGTCCATCGACGCGGTCCAGGCAGACGGAGATGCCCCTGAGCCCGAGAACCTTGCGTCTCTTGACCACGGTCAGCACCGGCCTGAATCCAAGTCGTTCCAGGATCTCGGCCATGGCCTTGGCGTTGGCGACCGAGACCTCGATCTCCTCGCGGGCCTTGGAGGATGGGTCTATCTTCGGCCCTTTGTAGGTGAGCATCTGGAGGTCATTCTCGATCCTTATCCTCAGGGCCTCGTCGGTGACCCCGAAATCTTTGGTCGGATGAGCGTAGTACACGTCCTTCTGCGCCAAGGTCCCGAAGTCCCTAGCGCCCATCCCCCTCAGCTTTGCCTCCAGCCCTGCGAGGTCAGCGACCGGGGCCTTGACTTCGATCTCGAGCATTCCTGACCTTAGACGCCGCCGCAAGATAAAAGCACTTGCCCAGGGGGATGTTTCTATACCTGGTCGGTCAATCACGAATCGAGGAGCATGTCAGGCCTCGGTCTCGTTCAGGTCTACACCGGAGGGGGAAAGGGCAAGACGACCGCCGCCCTAGGATTGGCGTTACGAGCCTGGGGGCGGGGTCTTCGAATATGCATCATCCAGTTCATGAAGCACGGCGATGACTATGGGGAGATAGTTGCGCTGCGCAAGCTAGGATCCATCGAAATATCCCAGTTCGGCCGGGACAAGCTGATACACAAGGGCCGGCACACGAAGGAAGACGAGCGCCTGGCCCACGAAGGATTGGAGAAGGCACGCGAAGCGCTCACCTCGGGCAGATACGACCTGGTCATCATGGACGAGATCAACGTGGTGGTAGACTTCGGCATCCTGCAGGCGGACGAGGTGCTGGAGGTAGTGCGCTCTAGGGCCGGAGAGGTGGAGGTCGTGCTCACCGGCCGCAACGCTCCGGAGGAGATCATCCAGGAGGCGGACCTGGTGACGGAAATGGTGATGCGCAAGCACCCCTACGACAGGGGGGTCATGGCCCGGCAGGGCATAGAGTACTGATTTAGCCATAACGCTGGCGCATGGATGGCATGAGGAACATCCAGGCCCCCATCAGAAAGAACCCTATTCCCAGCACAGAGACGTGAGCGACATAGCTGGCCAGAAAACCGAGGAGCACGAAGGCTGCTCCAAGGACGTAGAGGAAGATGGTTTCTCTGACCAGCATGTGAGTGATATCCGGCCACGTTCTAATCTGCTTTTCTCCGGGTGCGCAGGTACATGAGAAAGCTCACCTCCTCGCTCAAACGTATCTTGCGCAGCTCCTCGGCATCCCCTTTCTTGATCAATGCCAGGGCGAGCGGCTGTCCCCGGGTGAGCATGTAGATGAGCTGGAAAGCTTCGTCATCGATGTCCTCCCCCACCAGCCTCCGGGCCATGGCCTCATCGAAGCGATGCACGTGCACCTCGACGGCGGAGCCGTCAACCAGATCGCGTTTCTGGTAGAAACGGTTGTACGAGGGCGTCTCTTCGCGCATGGCCACAGCCATCTTCGCCGCCCCTCCCTTCAACGCCTGAAGGAGGTCGAAGAGCACATCGACGTTCTCCTGGCTTACGTCGTTGTAGTTATCGAAGCACAACAACACCCGCTCATTCCTGAGACGGTCCAGCTCGCCTTCCAGGCCCAGCTGACTGGCGTAAGACCTCAGTGCCTCGACCAGCTTGACCGAGGAGCTCTCCTTCTCCAGGTCGTGCCAGAACAGGTGTCCGTCCCATAGCTCCAGGGCGAGCTTCTTCATGAACGTGGACGAACCGTAGCCATAGTTCGCGAAGACGGCGAGCAAGGTCGCGTCCGAATGGACGAACCCTTGGGCCGTCCGCAGCTGTTCCTCCCGCCCGAGGAAATCCTCGAGCCGCAGGGGGGCGTTCGAGGTGACGAGCTTCTTAATCGGCGGAAGGCGCATCTCCCGCCCAACGGAATCGGCGACCGTGAGGGCCGGAAGATCGGTCCGCAAGGCGAGCAACTCGCGAACCGTCGTCATCCTGCGCCCGGACGAATCGACGACCACCAACTCCTCGTCCCCGATGCTTCGTATCACATCCACCGCGTTCGCCAATCCTGCCTCGGTGAGCTTGTAGAAGATGAGCTTGCGCTCCTTGCCGGATACGTGGCCCTTGTCCTGTTCTACCAGTCCAGCATCCACCAGGGGGCGCAGGGTGCGGGTGATGTGCGTGCGGTTCACTCCCAGCGCCAAGGCGATCCCTTCCTGGGTGATGGCCTCCGAAGGCCTCTCCCTCATCTGTTCTCTTCGGGCATCGTAGAGGTGCAGAAGCGCTCTCTCGCGCGGCGACAGCGGCGGCATAGCTGCCAGCACTATCGGGGCGGAGGATAATAATTGTGCGCACGCGATTCTTGGTTCGGCGTCCGGGCTGAGCAATCGGCAAGCCGGGCCAGTCGCTTCTTCATGGCACGTTCTGGGGATTCCCAGGTGGGTAATTACCACAGAATCATTTTATATGCTCTTGGAGGTAGAGTAGGATCAGAGGAGCGTAGCTTAGCGAGGACCTTGGAGGCAGTAAGATGCAACAGTTGAAACGCAGATTGAAGTGGAGCCGGAGAGGAGTGTCCGAGATCATCGGGAACATCCTCATCCTCGGCATAACGGTGACGCTGTTCTCGAGCATCATGTGGTACGTGGTCTCGATGCCGCCACCGCAAGAGAACGCGTACGCGGACTTCTCCTCGCAGGTCTACATTAATACGCAAGTGATTCCCGCCCAAGTGCAGATCAACATCACGCATAAAGGCGGACAAGAGCTCAAGAACTCCTCCTCTGCGCTCTATTTGGAATTCAACAGTAAGCCTTATGTGCTCCGCATCTCCGACAGCTCGCCCAGCATCGGGTCCACCTGGGTGACCGGCGAGACATGGCGCTACGGCTTCGACATCCTTCTGGGTGAGGATCCCCACGGGCCCATGAGCATTATGATCGTGGATACGGTTCGCAACACCGTGGTCTGGACCGCCACGCTCTCGGGAGGGGCGGTCGGCGGCGGCGTCAAGCCGATAATCGGTGCTCGGGGAACGACCCCCATACCATCCTACGCTGGTGATCCCCTTTGGTTCTACGTCACGGTGACGGACCCGGACGGCGATCTCAACCGTAACAGTGTGTATGTTGACCTTGCGTCGATCGGGCAGTGGAACCCGGCGACCAGCAACTACTCCTGGAAGATGACCGACAGCAACAACGACAACGTGTTCACGGTTGGCACGTACACCCCCCCGATAGACAATAACAACTGGAATGGGGAAATCGTGATCTTCAATGCCACCGACCTGAACGGGCACATGGAGGTCGGCAGGCTGACACTGAACATACAGCTCAAGCCCGGCGGAGGGAGCGAAAACAGCTACGGACCGTACATCAACTACTCCCATTACCTGGTGAACGGAACCTATCCACCCGATGCGAGCGGAGGCGAGGCCGGTCCGTCCACGGGCACCACTTTCTACTACATCCGCCGCTACTCGGATAACGTAATCACTAAGGACTTCGTCGTGGGAGAGAGGGTGCTGGTTGAGGTCTACTCCGACGCGCTAGCCAACCTGGCGCTGGAGAACGCCTTCTACGTCTTCGACCCTATCTTCGGTGAGCCCGTATCCCCCCAGACCAAGCTCACAGATGCATTCCAGTATGGTGGCATCTACGGTACATTCCATCGTTACGTCTACAACTTCAGCGCGCCCAGCAACCCCTACATCTACCCGTTGCAGATGAAGATGAAGGACTCCACTGGCACTACCATCAACCTGGCCGACACGATCAGCATTGGGGGTGCCAACTACCCCAAGCTGGAGACGTACAAGTTAGTGAGCGGTAGTCTGGTCAAGACGTCGAACTTCAACCACACCGACACCATGTACCTGAGGATAGTGACCATGGACGTGGACCGCCTGTCCAGCACTGTCTACTTGAGCGACCTCGAGATCTCAGACTATACTGGCCGCTACATCGTCAAGAAGGTACCGCCATCCTACGCCAGCCCACCGGCATATAGCGCGCCGATAAGCTCGCTCTACAAGACGTCGGGCACCAGCCCCACGCCGGATTGCGAGAATACCAACAACGGGGTGTATACGGTCTACGTCGTGCT encodes the following:
- the cyaB gene encoding class IV adenylate cyclase; this encodes MLEIEVKAPVADLAGLEAKLRGMGARDFGTLAQKDVYYAHPTKDFGVTDEALRIRIENDLQMLTYKGPKIDPSSKAREEIEVSVANAKAMAEILERLGFRPVLTVVKRRKVLGLRGISVCLDRVDGLGDFAEFEFEGEELEKGKEEIATLMRELDVRGNERRSYLELLLLRSPVDHQKT
- the cobO gene encoding cob(I)yrinic acid a,c-diamide adenosyltransferase, with the protein product MSGLGLVQVYTGGGKGKTTAALGLALRAWGRGLRICIIQFMKHGDDYGEIVALRKLGSIEISQFGRDKLIHKGRHTKEDERLAHEGLEKAREALTSGRYDLVIMDEINVVVDFGILQADEVLEVVRSRAGEVEVVLTGRNAPEEIIQEADLVTEMVMRKHPYDRGVMARQGIEY